The following coding sequences are from one Hyphomicrobiales bacterium window:
- the glpX gene encoding class II fructose-bisphosphatase: MTNSILTPGELVLERILTLELVRVTERAAVSAARWRGRGNETEADQAAVDAMRRELNKLPITGEVVIGEGERDEAPMLYIGEKVGTGDGPEVDIALDPLECTTVCAKNLPNSLAVVALAEKGSLLNAPDVYMDKVAIGPGFPDELVSLDKSPTDNIKAVADAKGVPVEQVSACVLDRPRHAALIAEIRQLGASLRLIPDGDIAGIIHCTTPEETGIDIYLGIGGAPEGVLAAAALRCVGGQMQGRLILDTKDKRDRALRMGVTDPNKVYRVEELAGGDVILSATGVTEGNLLNGVHFGPHVITTDTVVMRSASKTVRWIRGKHTLLEKFHLD, encoded by the coding sequence ATGACCAATTCCATTCTGACGCCGGGCGAACTCGTCCTTGAGCGCATTTTGACGCTGGAATTGGTGCGGGTAACCGAGCGCGCCGCTGTATCCGCGGCGCGTTGGCGGGGCCGCGGCAATGAAACTGAGGCCGACCAAGCGGCCGTTGATGCCATGCGTCGCGAACTCAACAAACTCCCCATCACCGGCGAAGTGGTGATCGGTGAGGGCGAGCGCGACGAAGCACCCATGCTCTATATCGGCGAAAAGGTTGGCACCGGTGATGGGCCGGAGGTCGACATCGCTCTCGACCCGCTAGAATGCACGACAGTGTGCGCCAAAAACCTGCCGAATTCGCTGGCTGTGGTCGCGTTGGCGGAGAAGGGCAGCTTGCTCAACGCCCCCGATGTCTACATGGACAAGGTTGCGATCGGACCGGGATTTCCCGACGAGTTGGTGAGCCTCGACAAGTCGCCGACCGACAACATTAAGGCTGTTGCTGACGCCAAGGGCGTTCCGGTTGAACAGGTGTCGGCCTGCGTGCTCGATCGACCGCGTCACGCCGCACTGATCGCCGAAATCCGCCAGCTCGGCGCCTCGCTGCGTCTCATACCAGACGGTGACATTGCTGGCATCATCCATTGCACCACGCCTGAAGAGACGGGCATCGACATTTATCTCGGCATTGGCGGCGCGCCCGAAGGCGTGTTGGCGGCTGCGGCGCTGCGCTGTGTTGGCGGCCAGATGCAGGGTCGGCTCATTCTCGACACCAAAGACAAGCGGGACCGAGCGCTGCGCATGGGCGTGACAGATCCCAATAAGGTCTACCGAGTTGAGGAGTTAGCCGGCGGTGATGTGATCTTGTCGGCGACGGGCGTCACCGAAGGCAATTTGCTCAACGGCGTGCATTTCGGCCCGCACGTGATCACCACAGATACTGTGGTGATGCGTTCCGCGTCAAAAACCGTGCGGTGGATCAGAGGCAAGCACACACTGCTTGAAAAGTTCCATCTCGACTGA
- a CDS encoding EAL domain-containing protein, which produces MCLVTAPAAALDAINVPLDVEALDLTRAVDRFVEVGDRIQVSTAPGLDGIVRRIEVRAREADGTGSWVVFALTNTSNEQIDRLLVAPHFRLANSQIIWPDLGASRLVAISPSQGLAPERLESQEADVFRITLDPGAVVTYVVELRTPGLPQLVLWDDDAYRDSVNATTLYKGIVLGISGLLALFLTILFIVKRSAMFPAVAGVAWAVLAYLAIEFGFWNQIFDLQPGEEQVSRAIAEVVLAASLVLLLYAYLSLGAVHSAFFRIGLIWAAFFSSLIGLAVFDPQIAAGIARMGLGVIGIGGLLVIVPMSLQGYDRAVHLIPSWTVFMAWLLAAWLAVSGNIVNDLVSPALAGGLVLLVLLLGFTVMQHAFAGGTLAEGLVSDSERKVLALSGSGDLVWDWDLAKDRVYSSPATEDILGLKRGSLAGPFQDWISAIHPGERDHFRHVVEMVVETGRGRIDQTLRMRAEDGHFKWFRLRARPVVADEGVFRLIGTMLDVTEMKTTQERLLRDAIHDSLTGLPNRELFLDRTQTALERARAEDVARPTLVVVNIDHFSQHNEAVGTSAADSLLTMVARRIDRLLKPNDTLARFSGDQFGILLLSEQKPASVARLTEQIRRALKTPVVFGEDEVNLTVSIGVATYDPNSDGAEDCLRDAEIAMAHAKRLGGDRCEAFRPSLREHGRSIAAVEADLRKALDNDELTVFYQPIIRLEDRRLAGFEALLRWDHPRHGRMAPAEFVPIAERSGLIIPVGLFVLERAARDLNRWMRNDPNAAGLFTSVNISSRQLLRHDLLNDLRAILARADLPGSALKLELTESLVMENPEYASQVLARCRELGIGLSLDDFGTGYSSLAYLQRFPFDTIKIDQSFVAEMEPGEPAVVLAAIVALGHDLEMDIVAEGIESEEVAVELAKLGCEYGQGFQFGHPIPASGVPTFLRSFGQEIALQKQAESQPTPKAIAQTAPQPSQPAVTPSSTDRPARVANATPAPSRSEHRQAQQRPEPRRTAAPKDQTTSPAATRVEKPEIKPAEPLRSKKSSKDLDEADAIVIEHDANEPAAEQPIRSSKASKDKAATKIQEPADPKTDEQDAKHKGSNGVGSHQNPELADDDLLVASSDSGPAKVSKPKPPTRPRSSELDRYRESSVRSGTNGTPKPLLPVWNPTGTNGAATADEGADDGKNDDTSPAEASAGKTAVERQAGVK; this is translated from the coding sequence ATGTGTCTGGTTACGGCCCCTGCCGCCGCCTTGGACGCCATCAATGTGCCATTGGATGTCGAAGCACTAGATTTGACCCGCGCCGTCGACCGCTTTGTCGAAGTTGGCGATCGCATCCAAGTGTCCACGGCGCCTGGACTGGACGGCATCGTTCGGCGCATCGAGGTGCGCGCGCGCGAGGCCGACGGCACGGGCAGTTGGGTGGTTTTCGCGCTCACCAACACCTCGAACGAGCAAATCGACCGACTGCTGGTTGCCCCGCACTTTCGTCTCGCCAACAGCCAGATCATTTGGCCCGACCTTGGCGCCTCGCGCCTTGTCGCGATTTCACCCAGCCAAGGCTTGGCGCCGGAGCGCCTGGAAAGCCAGGAAGCCGACGTGTTTCGGATCACGCTCGATCCTGGCGCCGTGGTTACCTACGTCGTTGAACTGCGCACCCCAGGCCTGCCTCAGCTCGTTTTGTGGGACGATGACGCCTATCGCGACAGCGTCAATGCAACCACGCTCTATAAGGGCATCGTGCTCGGTATATCCGGGCTTCTGGCCCTCTTTCTGACGATCCTGTTCATCGTCAAACGGTCGGCCATGTTTCCTGCCGTGGCGGGTGTCGCCTGGGCTGTGCTTGCCTATTTGGCGATCGAGTTCGGTTTCTGGAACCAGATTTTCGATCTGCAACCGGGCGAGGAACAGGTCAGTCGGGCGATCGCCGAGGTGGTGCTCGCCGCCTCGCTAGTCTTGCTGCTTTACGCCTATTTGAGCCTTGGTGCGGTCCATAGCGCCTTTTTCCGCATCGGCCTTATCTGGGCGGCGTTCTTCTCCTCGCTCATTGGCCTTGCGGTTTTCGATCCGCAGATCGCTGCCGGTATCGCCCGTATGGGCCTGGGCGTCATTGGCATTGGCGGCCTGTTGGTCATAGTTCCGATGTCGCTCCAAGGCTATGATCGCGCGGTCCATTTGATCCCCAGTTGGACTGTTTTCATGGCCTGGTTGCTTGCGGCGTGGCTGGCAGTGTCCGGAAACATCGTCAACGATCTGGTTTCACCCGCGCTGGCCGGCGGCTTGGTCCTGCTCGTCTTGCTTTTGGGCTTTACGGTCATGCAGCACGCCTTTGCTGGCGGCACGCTTGCCGAAGGCTTGGTGTCAGATTCTGAACGCAAAGTGCTGGCGCTGAGCGGTTCTGGCGACCTGGTCTGGGATTGGGACCTCGCTAAAGACCGTGTCTATTCCTCCCCAGCAACCGAGGACATTCTTGGCCTGAAACGTGGCTCGCTTGCAGGACCGTTCCAGGATTGGATCAGCGCCATCCATCCAGGCGAGCGTGATCACTTTCGTCACGTGGTTGAAATGGTCGTCGAAACTGGCCGGGGACGCATCGATCAAACGCTGCGCATGCGCGCCGAAGACGGGCATTTTAAATGGTTTCGCTTGCGCGCGCGTCCTGTTGTTGCCGATGAAGGCGTCTTCCGCCTGATTGGTACGATGCTCGATGTCACCGAGATGAAGACGACGCAGGAACGTCTGCTGCGTGATGCCATCCATGACAGCTTGACCGGCCTACCCAATCGCGAACTCTTTCTTGACCGCACCCAGACGGCGCTAGAACGCGCGCGCGCCGAGGATGTCGCTCGTCCGACCCTCGTCGTGGTCAATATCGACCATTTTTCGCAGCACAATGAAGCGGTCGGCACCAGCGCAGCCGATTCGCTGCTCACGATGGTCGCCCGGCGCATCGACCGTTTGCTGAAGCCCAACGACACGCTTGCTCGCTTCAGCGGCGACCAGTTCGGCATTCTGTTGCTGTCGGAACAGAAGCCTGCATCTGTTGCGCGGCTCACCGAGCAAATCCGCCGCGCGCTGAAGACACCCGTCGTGTTTGGCGAAGACGAAGTCAATCTGACCGTCTCGATTGGCGTTGCGACCTACGACCCGAATTCCGATGGCGCTGAGGACTGTTTGCGCGATGCTGAGATCGCCATGGCCCACGCCAAGCGTCTCGGCGGCGACCGCTGCGAAGCCTTCCGCCCGTCCCTGCGCGAGCATGGGCGCTCGATTGCTGCCGTCGAAGCTGATTTGCGCAAGGCACTCGACAATGACGAGCTGACGGTCTTCTACCAGCCCATCATTCGCCTGGAAGATCGCCGATTGGCGGGTTTCGAAGCCTTGCTGCGTTGGGACCATCCACGCCACGGGCGCATGGCGCCGGCGGAGTTTGTGCCAATTGCCGAACGGTCCGGCCTCATAATTCCAGTTGGCTTGTTTGTGTTGGAACGCGCGGCACGCGACCTTAATCGCTGGATGCGCAACGATCCCAACGCGGCTGGTCTGTTCACCAGCGTCAACATTTCGTCGCGCCAGTTGCTGCGCCATGACCTTCTGAATGATCTGCGCGCTATCCTCGCGCGTGCGGACCTGCCAGGCTCGGCGCTCAAGCTTGAGCTCACCGAATCCTTGGTCATGGAGAACCCGGAATACGCTTCTCAGGTTCTGGCGCGCTGCCGTGAACTGGGCATTGGCCTGTCGCTGGACGATTTCGGTACCGGCTATTCTTCGCTCGCCTATCTGCAACGGTTCCCGTTCGACACGATCAAGATCGATCAATCGTTCGTGGCGGAGATGGAGCCAGGCGAGCCCGCCGTGGTTCTCGCGGCCATTGTCGCCCTTGGTCACGACTTGGAAATGGATATTGTTGCTGAGGGAATCGAGAGCGAGGAGGTGGCTGTCGAACTTGCCAAGCTCGGTTGCGAGTACGGCCAGGGTTTCCAGTTCGGCCACCCAATCCCAGCCTCTGGCGTGCCGACTTTCCTTCGCTCATTTGGCCAGGAAATCGCGCTTCAGAAACAGGCAGAAAGCCAGCCAACGCCCAAAGCCATTGCACAGACTGCGCCGCAACCCTCCCAGCCTGCCGTGACGCCCTCTTCCACAGATCGCCCCGCACGTGTTGCCAATGCTACGCCAGCACCGAGCCGGTCGGAGCATAGACAGGCGCAACAGCGGCCGGAACCAAGGCGAACGGCGGCGCCGAAAGATCAAACTACCTCGCCAGCAGCCACACGCGTCGAAAAGCCGGAAATCAAGCCAGCCGAGCCGTTGCGATCCAAGAAATCTTCCAAGGACTTGGATGAAGCAGACGCCATTGTCATTGAGCATGATGCCAATGAGCCTGCTGCCGAACAGCCTATCCGGTCATCGAAGGCATCAAAAGACAAGGCCGCGACTAAGATCCAAGAACCTGCAGACCCCAAGACGGACGAGCAGGACGCCAAGCATAAAGGGTCTAATGGCGTCGGGAGCCACCAGAATCCTGAGCTTGCTGATGACGATCTTTTGGTGGCTTCCTCGGACTCCGGGCCTGCCAAAGTCAGCAAGCCCAAACCACCGACACGCCCCCGTTCCAGCGAGCTTGATCGCTATCGCGAAAGCAGCGTGCGCAGCGGCACCAATGGTACGCCCAAGCCGCTACTGCCGGTTTGGAACCCCACCGGCACAAACGGCGCTGCCACAGCTGATGAAGGTGCCGATGACGGGAAGAACGACGACACGTCGCCTGCCGAGGCATCGGCTGGCAAGACTGCCGTCGAGCGCCAGGCCGGTGTCAAGTAG
- a CDS encoding GNAT family N-acetyltransferase, translating into MTFFRSLSHPAPPIFESERCLVRAPEDADFSRWAALRSDSQAFLQPFEPRWPVGELTRPAFRRRLRRYAQDARDKQGYAFFIFDRAGEELLGGLTISNIRYGVSQSCSLGYWMGEPHAGKGYMGEVLPAMFPFLFGELGMHRIEAACLPDNQASIRLLKSVGFHEEGLAKAYLKIDGRWQDHRLFAKISPL; encoded by the coding sequence GTGACTTTTTTCCGGTCCCTTTCTCATCCTGCGCCGCCGATCTTTGAGAGCGAACGCTGCCTCGTCCGTGCGCCCGAAGATGCTGATTTTTCGCGCTGGGCAGCGCTGCGGTCGGATAGCCAGGCCTTCCTGCAACCTTTTGAACCGCGCTGGCCGGTGGGTGAACTCACCCGCCCGGCCTTTCGCCGACGACTGCGCCGCTACGCGCAAGATGCGCGCGACAAACAGGGCTATGCGTTTTTCATTTTCGATCGCGCGGGCGAGGAGCTGCTGGGTGGATTGACGATCTCCAATATCCGCTATGGTGTCAGCCAGTCTTGCAGTCTTGGCTACTGGATGGGCGAGCCGCACGCCGGCAAGGGCTATATGGGCGAGGTTTTGCCCGCCATGTTCCCATTTTTGTTCGGTGAACTTGGCATGCATCGCATTGAGGCGGCCTGCCTGCCTGACAATCAGGCGTCCATTCGTTTGCTCAAAAGCGTTGGCTTTCATGAGGAGGGCCTGGCCAAAGCCTATTTGAAGATCGATGGTCGCTGGCAGGATCATCGTCTGTTTGCCAAAATCTCTCCGCTTTGA
- the phaC gene encoding class I poly(R)-hydroxyalkanoic acid synthase yields the protein MAQTGDSTPSKGTRAKTSRSKRSAGASATKSDAKPAAKPRARQTTAKATRKTASTPASASGATKSKATTGAAKTGAAKAATAKTAGAKAATAKSATKTTAKSPAKSSAKAPAKTTTARKTSAAKTPTRSSAAARASSRAKTATKAATQSVKGAASASSKPMQAVVTPDKPATPPTPKPAEHVKRAPAEPDSRPLEDYTINDPEAFAENLGKFVEQSGRVWAAYLKPREEGEARAVQADEMGEVVKTLSQVSEYWLSDPKRLLEAQTRLWTGFFDLWTGSMARVSGENPKPVIEPDARDRRFKDPEWSRNQFFDTLKQAYLLLSSWADELVDEASDLDPHTRHKAQFYVKQIASALAPTNFVGTNPELIKETLSSNGENLVRGLSMLAEDLQEGQGDLKVRMTDTRKFKVGENMAMTPGKVVMRNDVCELIQYSPTTDTVLKRPLLMVPPWINKFYILDLNPQKSFIKWAVAQGHSVFVISWINPNEKQAQKGFEHYMREGIMESLTAIEDITGERQVNAAGYCVGGTLLSVTLAYMAATDDDRIASATLFTTQVDFTHAGDLKVFVDEEQLKVMEEQMARKGYLDGKKMSSAFNMLRANDLIWPYVINNYLKGKDPLPFDLLYWNSDSTRMPAANHLFYLRNCYLENTLSRGKMVLDGVKLDLADVKVPVYNLATREDHIAPPQSVFLGSQFFGGDVRFVLSGSGHIAGVINPPDKNKYQYWTGDEPRGRYEDWVEKANETPGSWWPDWQAWTENLEGERVKPPKMGSRANKPIMDAPGSYVLIKA from the coding sequence ATGGCTCAGACTGGCGACAGCACACCTTCCAAAGGAACACGGGCAAAAACGTCGCGCAGCAAGCGCAGCGCAGGCGCCTCGGCGACCAAATCTGACGCCAAACCGGCGGCAAAGCCTCGAGCGCGCCAGACCACGGCCAAGGCTACCCGCAAAACCGCCAGTACGCCTGCAAGCGCGAGTGGCGCAACCAAGAGCAAGGCGACAACCGGTGCAGCCAAAACAGGCGCCGCCAAAGCCGCAACGGCCAAAACTGCCGGCGCCAAGGCGGCAACGGCAAAGTCTGCAACCAAGACGACCGCCAAATCACCTGCCAAAAGCTCGGCGAAAGCGCCTGCAAAAACCACCACTGCCCGCAAGACAAGCGCGGCCAAGACGCCCACGCGCTCCTCGGCAGCTGCGAGAGCTTCCAGCAGGGCGAAGACGGCCACCAAGGCCGCCACGCAGTCCGTCAAAGGCGCAGCGTCTGCTTCCTCCAAACCGATGCAGGCCGTTGTGACGCCGGACAAGCCGGCCACGCCGCCGACACCAAAACCGGCAGAGCATGTGAAACGCGCGCCGGCCGAGCCGGATTCGCGCCCGCTGGAAGACTACACAATCAATGATCCTGAGGCGTTTGCGGAAAATCTAGGCAAGTTCGTCGAACAATCCGGTCGCGTATGGGCCGCCTATCTGAAGCCACGCGAAGAGGGCGAAGCTCGCGCCGTCCAGGCTGACGAGATGGGCGAGGTCGTAAAAACCTTGAGTCAGGTTTCAGAATATTGGCTTTCTGATCCAAAACGACTTTTGGAAGCACAAACGCGGCTTTGGACGGGGTTTTTCGATCTTTGGACCGGCTCGATGGCGCGGGTTTCGGGGGAAAATCCCAAGCCTGTGATCGAACCCGATGCGCGCGACCGTCGTTTCAAGGACCCTGAATGGTCGCGCAATCAGTTCTTCGACACGCTGAAGCAGGCCTATCTGCTTCTTTCCAGTTGGGCCGACGAGCTTGTCGATGAAGCCAGCGATCTTGATCCTCATACACGCCACAAGGCTCAGTTTTACGTCAAACAGATCGCCAGCGCGCTGGCGCCGACGAACTTCGTCGGAACCAACCCAGAGTTGATCAAAGAGACGCTGTCGAGCAACGGCGAAAATTTAGTGCGCGGCCTGTCGATGCTGGCCGAGGATCTCCAAGAGGGTCAGGGCGATCTGAAAGTGCGCATGACCGACACGCGCAAGTTCAAGGTTGGCGAGAACATGGCCATGACACCCGGCAAGGTCGTCATGCGCAACGACGTTTGCGAGCTGATTCAATACTCGCCCACGACTGACACCGTGCTGAAGCGCCCGCTTTTGATGGTCCCGCCCTGGATCAACAAGTTCTACATTCTCGACCTCAATCCGCAGAAAAGCTTCATCAAATGGGCTGTCGCCCAAGGTCACAGCGTGTTCGTGATCTCTTGGATCAATCCCAATGAGAAGCAGGCGCAAAAAGGTTTTGAGCACTATATGCGCGAGGGAATCATGGAATCCCTCACTGCCATCGAGGACATCACCGGCGAACGTCAGGTCAATGCCGCCGGATATTGCGTCGGTGGGACACTGCTTTCGGTCACGCTCGCCTATATGGCTGCGACCGATGATGATCGTATTGCCTCTGCCACGCTTTTCACCACGCAAGTGGATTTCACCCATGCGGGCGACTTGAAAGTCTTCGTGGATGAAGAGCAGTTGAAGGTCATGGAAGAGCAAATGGCCCGCAAAGGCTATCTGGACGGCAAGAAGATGTCGTCGGCCTTCAACATGCTGCGCGCCAACGATTTGATCTGGCCCTATGTCATCAACAATTATCTGAAGGGCAAGGACCCCCTGCCCTTCGACCTGCTCTACTGGAACTCCGATTCCACCCGCATGCCGGCTGCCAACCATCTGTTTTATCTGCGAAATTGCTACCTGGAAAATACGCTTTCGCGCGGCAAGATGGTGCTTGATGGCGTCAAACTCGATCTGGCGGATGTCAAAGTGCCAGTCTACAATTTGGCGACGCGCGAGGACCACATCGCCCCGCCACAATCGGTCTTTTTGGGCTCGCAGTTCTTTGGCGGCGATGTGCGGTTTGTGCTCTCCGGTTCGGGCCATATTGCCGGCGTGATCAATCCACCGGACAAAAACAAGTATCAGTATTGGACGGGCGATGAGCCTCGCGGTCGCTATGAGGACTGGGTGGAAAAGGCCAATGAGACGCCAGGTTCATGGTGGCCGGATTGGCAGGCCTGGACTGAAAACCTGGAAGGCGAGCGCGTAAAGCCGCCCAAGATGGGGTCTCGAGCCAATAAGCCGATCATGGATGCGCCAGGATCGTACGTTCTGATAAAAGCATAG
- a CDS encoding homoserine dehydrogenase, translating to MTSPSSDSPLRVGVAGLGTVGAALARLLLTRAQELSAEGARPLRLTAVSARDKSKDRGFDASGLTFHANAADLAHDPEVDLVVELIGGEDGAAKSVVEAALEAGKPVITANKALLAAHGLQLAALAEKSSVPLLFEAAVAGGIPAIRALRDAVPGQNVTRVSGILNGTCNYILTRMEREGIAFDDVLADAQRLGYAEADPTFDVDGFDTAHKLAILTSLAFGTEIEAADMYVEGIRAITPDDMAAAAELGYRIKLLGVAQMTDSGIEQRVHPTMLPLDSTLAQINGVLNAVAIDTDLLGEIVLSGPGAGGDATAASVLADLQDLARGLEPKPLRLPRGTLRPYQRARMRAHEGGYYVRLSVVDKPGAFAAIAQRMAEHGISLQSIVQRRKPTDTGPHSHQPVIIITHETMELSVREAMDAIVADGHVNAAPQIIRIER from the coding sequence ATGACTTCACCCTCCAGCGACAGCCCACTGCGTGTGGGCGTTGCCGGGCTCGGCACCGTTGGTGCCGCGCTCGCCCGTCTTCTGTTGACCCGCGCTCAGGAACTCAGCGCCGAGGGCGCGCGGCCTTTGCGGCTCACTGCAGTGTCTGCGCGTGATAAGTCCAAGGATCGCGGGTTTGATGCATCCGGCCTTACGTTTCACGCCAATGCCGCCGACTTGGCGCACGATCCCGAGGTCGATTTGGTCGTGGAGTTGATCGGCGGTGAAGATGGTGCCGCCAAATCCGTGGTTGAAGCGGCACTGGAAGCCGGCAAGCCGGTGATCACGGCCAACAAAGCGCTGCTCGCCGCGCACGGCCTTCAACTGGCCGCTTTGGCGGAAAAATCGTCGGTGCCGTTGTTGTTCGAAGCTGCCGTTGCTGGCGGTATTCCGGCCATCCGTGCGTTGCGCGACGCTGTGCCCGGCCAGAACGTCACCCGCGTTTCGGGCATCTTGAATGGCACGTGCAATTACATCCTGACCCGCATGGAACGCGAAGGCATCGCCTTCGACGACGTACTCGCGGATGCCCAACGGCTGGGCTATGCCGAAGCCGATCCGACCTTTGATGTCGACGGCTTCGATACGGCACACAAGCTGGCGATCCTCACCTCGCTTGCCTTCGGCACCGAGATCGAAGCCGCCGACATGTACGTGGAAGGCATCCGCGCCATCACACCAGACGACATGGCCGCAGCTGCTGAACTTGGTTACCGCATCAAGCTACTTGGCGTTGCGCAAATGACCGACAGCGGGATCGAGCAGCGCGTTCATCCCACCATGCTGCCACTGGATTCAACGTTGGCGCAGATCAACGGTGTCTTGAACGCGGTTGCCATCGATACCGACTTGCTTGGTGAGATCGTGCTGTCTGGTCCGGGGGCGGGGGGCGATGCCACCGCCGCGTCGGTTCTGGCGGACCTGCAGGACCTGGCGCGCGGCTTGGAGCCCAAGCCGCTGCGGTTGCCGCGTGGGACGCTGCGTCCATACCAAAGGGCCCGCATGCGGGCCCATGAAGGCGGCTACTATGTGCGCTTGTCGGTCGTTGACAAGCCCGGCGCCTTTGCCGCCATTGCCCAGCGTATGGCCGAGCATGGCATCTCGTTGCAATCCATCGTCCAGCGCCGCAAACCAACTGACACAGGGCCACATTCGCACCAGCCGGTGATCATCATCACCCATGAGACGATGGAACTATCGGTGCGTGAAGCCATGGACGCCATCGTTGCAGACGGGCATGTGAATGCTGCACCGCAAATTATTCGAATCGAGCGGTAA
- a CDS encoding LL-diaminopimelate aminotransferase encodes MNEFHHVRRLPPYVFEQVNQLKAKARANGADIVDLGMGNPDLPTPEHINEKLIETVGKPRTNRYSASRGINGLRRAQAGYYERRFGVKLNPDTEVVATLGSKEGFANMAQAITAPGDVILVPNPSYPIHAFGFLMAGAAVRSVPCEPGPEFFHALERAVQHSIPKPLALVLCYPSNPTAHVADLEFYRDVVSFARKNDLIVLSDLAYSEVYFDGNPPPSILQVRGAKDVAVEFNSMSKTYSMAGWRMGFAVGNERLIAALARVKSYLDYGAFTPIQVAATAALNGPQDCVDEMRATYQGRRDVLVDSFARAGWDIPTPAASMFAWAPIPDKFKHLGSLEFSKLLIEKADFAVAPGVGFGEHGDDYVRIALVENKDRIRQAARNLRRFLETADETLHNVVALSARG; translated from the coding sequence ATGAACGAATTTCACCATGTTCGCCGCCTGCCGCCCTATGTATTTGAGCAGGTCAATCAGCTCAAGGCGAAGGCGCGCGCGAACGGTGCGGACATCGTCGATCTTGGCATGGGCAACCCCGACCTGCCAACGCCAGAGCATATCAACGAAAAACTGATCGAGACGGTCGGCAAGCCGCGCACCAATCGGTATTCGGCCTCGCGCGGGATCAATGGACTGCGCCGCGCCCAAGCTGGTTACTACGAGCGTCGGTTCGGCGTAAAACTGAACCCGGATACCGAAGTGGTCGCCACTCTCGGCTCCAAGGAAGGTTTTGCCAACATGGCGCAGGCCATCACCGCTCCAGGTGACGTGATTCTGGTACCCAACCCTAGCTATCCTATCCACGCTTTCGGGTTCCTTATGGCCGGCGCCGCCGTCCGCTCGGTTCCTTGTGAGCCTGGCCCGGAGTTCTTTCATGCTTTGGAACGTGCCGTTCAGCATTCCATTCCCAAGCCATTGGCTTTGGTGCTGTGCTACCCGTCCAATCCGACCGCGCATGTGGCTGATCTCGAGTTTTACCGCGACGTTGTCTCGTTTGCGCGCAAGAACGATCTGATTGTCTTGTCCGACCTTGCCTATTCGGAAGTTTACTTCGACGGCAATCCACCACCATCAATCCTTCAGGTTCGCGGCGCAAAAGATGTGGCGGTCGAGTTCAACTCCATGTCGAAGACTTACTCCATGGCCGGATGGCGGATGGGATTTGCCGTCGGCAATGAGCGTCTGATCGCGGCGCTGGCTCGGGTGAAGTCTTATCTAGACTACGGCGCGTTCACACCGATCCAGGTGGCGGCGACGGCGGCGCTCAATGGGCCCCAGGATTGCGTGGATGAAATGCGCGCCACCTATCAAGGTCGCCGCGATGTGTTGGTCGACAGCTTTGCGCGAGCCGGCTGGGATATTCCCACACCAGCAGCGTCGATGTTTGCTTGGGCGCCGATCCCCGACAAATTCAAGCATCTTGGCAGCCTGGAATTCTCCAAACTGCTCATCGAGAAGGCCGACTTTGCGGTCGCTCCCGGCGTTGGCTTTGGCGAACATGGCGATGATTACGTTCGCATCGCGCTTGTGGAGAACAAGGACCGCATCCGCCAGGCGGCCCGCAATTTGCGCCGGTTCCTTGAAACAGCCGACGAGACTTTGCATAACGTGGTCGCCCTCAGCGCTCGCGGCTAG